AATCAATTCCCCCCATAATGGAGCGGTCGTCATTGACAAGGCGGTTGGAAATAATATCTCTCGTTCCTTGAGAAATCGTATGAAAAAACACCGGAATTGAAAGCTTATGTGCGATCTGTCCTGCAACATCCAAAGCTCTTGAACGTTCGGAAGTTCGAATCGAAATAAAAGGAATTCTTGCTTTTAAATATCTCTCTAACGTACTTAAACAGCTTTTTAAATCATTCATGGCAATATAACCCTTCTTCTAGTAGATTTTGGTCCCTTTATAGTGGTGTTTTCATCCGTTTGGATTGTGCTGATCGAAGAACCAAATACATTCTCGACTTGATCGAATTGTGTGATCGGATTATTTCTTATAAGCATTCGCAACCGCCCTGTTCGATCTATTTTTGAACTGTCCTCCAGTGATTCCTGCGTGCTTTTCGCATATTCATGCAAAATATTATGCATCGACTCTCTTACTTGTTCAGGAAAAGCAGGCAAATGCGCAACACGTTTTAAAACTGCCAACCGCCTGCGCGCCGATAAAATCGCTTTAACAAGAGCCGTTTCATCACCATTCCAATGGTTTAGTTCCTTCTGAAGCTGATCGGCTATTTGACGAAGACGGAAATCGATTGTTTCATAAAGGCGCTGCGTAAGCCGCTCCGCAACACCTATCGTCCATTCGATACTCCCTTGTTCCATGAATCGTATGGTCTCCTCATCCTTCGTTCCCTCTTTTAATTGTTCAAAGCAATCAACCCACTCGGCATAGGTAGTCGGTATGCTCATAGCAATTTCGTACTCCTTCTTTTTACAAGCGCAGCCGGCGGCTTTAAATCCCACTCGGGAAATTGTGTCGCAAGCGCGCTGTTTGTTGTTTCTTTTTCAACTTCTTCAAGGACTTTTAGAAAGGCACTTTCTCTATTCTCTTTTGATTTGTTTCGATTTAATAGACCCGCTTGGTTTTCCGGATGACTCATCGTTTTTACTCCCCCTTAGTTCACAACGGATCGTGCTGTATCATAACTTGAGAATGTATATTGCTCAGGTGTAATGGATTCTAATAGATTTGTAACGAGAGCTGCATTCTTATCCTCTTGTGCATACTCTTTTCTCCAATCAACCAACTCCGCTAAGGATGCACGTAAAATTTGCTTGCACTGCTCTGATAAGTTTGCAAATTCTTGAATGATTTGATCTTTTCTTTTTTGAAGATTCTTTTTCCCCAAATAGAAGTAGACAAAGCAAAAGATTGCAAATACAAATAGAAATGGCGCACTAAAGCCCATGAGCGTAAATAAAATACCGCCTGCTAAAGAAGCCCAATGCTTCAATGTCAGCTTCACTTGGTTTATGGCCTGTTCTTTCCGTTCTTCAAAATGACTTTCAAGTGATTGAATTAATTCTTGTTCATTGGATCCATCTTGTGTGACTCCCGTCCATTGATCAATTTCAAGTTCTACATCAACAGGAACGCCCGCACGGTTTTCAGCTGTTATATCATCATGAGCGCTTTTAATCCATTCTTTTGATAACGCAATGGAAAACTTTTGTGTTGCCAGTGAAGCGTTTGAGACCTCCGGATGCATAGCAAAATTTGTTAAAAGCTGCGTAAAGGAAACCCGTTCCTCCAGTGTTTTCTCATCGTCAAACAGCTTTTGTGCTCGATCACGATCTCCATTTTCTTGAATAATTAATGATAATAGTCTCTCATCTCTGCGAAGAGGAAGCTCTTCATCATCAAATTTCGAAACGAGCGTGTCAAGTAAAGCATCTACTGCATAGGCAATGCTTTTTTCCGGCGTAATCTCTTTTGAAAAAATATCGTTAAAATAGTCGTAAATAATTTTATGAAGCTTCGCTCCTTCAAGACTCTCCTCTAATTTCGGCCATGTCGGGCTGTATTCTTTCAGATACGGATACGATTGATCGTTTAATTTTTGCAATTTCGACTCGAGCGCAACCTTCCATTGATGATGCTGCTCTTCCACAAAGCCAACCTTTTGAGATAACTCCTCTATCCAAGACTCGATTTTCTTTCCGCATTTCATCCGGGCATCAGGACCGAAGATTCCATTTGTAAAGCCATCTATTAAAATAACAATCTCTCTTTCTAAACTATGTGGATCTTGCAAGCCGAAATAGCGTTCAAGCCATTCTCTGCTTGCTTTGTATCTTGCGCCGCGGCGAGTCACCAGCGCAAAGAATAAGGACGTTTTTTCATCATCACGGCGAAGAGCCTCAAGCATTGCTTTTTCAGCCAATTCTTTATTATCGTTCAGCCAAGCGGAAAGCGCGATTAAACACGGAGCCAACCAGTAGCGGGGAGCAGCCAGCATATGCTCTTCCGTTGTGTTCTCAATCGTTTCTTTTTTTACAAGGCTTACGTCAACTGCTTGAAGAATTCCCGTTACGCGACGTCGTATTTCCGCGTAATGAACAAATTTCGTTTCAAGTTCTTGGCGAACCTTTACAATTCTCGTTTCAGCCAGCTGGACATTTTTTTCGATTCATCACCACATTTTGTGATTTAACTAATAAAAATGAAAACACTCACAGATTCCTGGCAATAATGTTAGCGCCTACTTAACATAACAGGAGGTTCTGTAAGTGTTTTCTGTATCACTAGATTTGCCAGAGTTTGAAGTTGTTAAACAAGTATTTCTTGAAGATTGCAATCTGTTACATGTTGAGAAAAATACGATGGAAGAACGTTGTACTTTTTGCGGCTTTTTTACCAGTAATGTCCACGACTGGCGGACAAGAAAAGTTCGTGATCTATCTATATTAGGCAAACCCCTTTTCTTATTTGTCAGAGTGAACAGATACCGTTGTCACAACTGTAATGAGGTATTTTCCCAAACATTTGAATCGATTAGCCCTAAAAAACATCAGACCAATCGATACAGAGAATATCTGTATCAAATGTGCAATGGATCCACTATTCAAGAAGTAAGTCGAAAGGAAAAAGTTCCTTATACGACAGTAGAAAGAATTTTTTATTCCATCGCTAAAGAAAAAGAAATGGAGCATTTAGAACATCTTGATAGTGCTTTAGAAAACAATGAACTAGTCCTTAGCCTTGATGAAGTCGCTGTTCGAAAGGGTCACCGATATGAAACCGTTCTAATGGATGCCCAATCTGGCAGTGTTCTTGGTATGGAACATCAACGTAGTTATGATTCTACTCTAACCTTACTCTCCAAGGAGATCCTGGCTAATAAGTGTGTTCAAACCGTTGTCATGGATATGTGGGATCCCTTTCATAAAGCTGTTAAATCCGTATTTCCAGAGACCTGTATCGTCATTGATAAGTATCATGTAGTGCAAAAAGTTACCCAAGCACTTGATCAAGTAAGGAAGAATATTCCTGGCCTGAAAAAAGAACGGTTTAAGCTCTTGAAAGGTTCTGAAAAGCTAACGGCTAATGAAAAACAACAATTAGACGAAATGCTCGAAGAGCACCTAGAGTTGTCATATGCCTATTTTCTAAAAGAGCTATTTAGAGAAGTTTACCAAGCACCGGACTTTGATACAGCTGATTCACTCTTGGAAGAATGGATCCAACTTGCATGGAGCAGCCCATTTCCGTCATTCCATCAAGTAGCCAAGACCTTAGAAAATTGGAAAGCACAAATTTTGCAATACTTTCTTACACCCTTTACAAATGGCCGGATTGAAGGCACAAACAATAAAATCAAGAATATCAAAAGACGTGCATTTGGTTTTAGGAATTTAGACAGATTTAGACTCCGTGTATTTTTAGAATGTACAGGTAAAACTTATAAAAATCAGGCTGCCTGACCTTGTCCTTCATCAGCTTTCCACAGTGTAGTTGGTAGAAAGGAAGCCGTCAAGGAAAGCACTTGACAGCTTCCTTTCTACCAACTAAGTGGTCACTAAGCTGACGAAGGGGTTACTATAGATTGAGTACCAATCTTGCTAACTTATTTCAGGAATTGTGTGGACATCACAGAATATGGTGAAGAGACTTTTTTTCTAATTGGTCTTTTCGAACAAATTCATGAAATTCCCTGATGAGAGCATCTAAATTTGCTCTTGTATCAATCACTTCACTATGTACTGCATTCACTTGATCGGATACGTATGCTACTCCATTTTCTAATGAACGAAGACTTGCTTCAATTCTGCTTAAATCAGCCTGATGTATAATACGTTCTGATGACATCTTTTCTTCACCCCTGAATTACTGCAACATCACCGTTTTTTGTAACAGCCCTTAGTGTGTCAGTATATACTTCGATAAACGCATAACCAGGATGCAGCGCTATACTTCTCGCGCGATCCATTTGCGGCGGAAGAGCCTCGCCTCTTTTATAATGCTGGACAATATCCAACTTCACATCTAACGTATGAACCTCATATGGATTTCCTAAATAACATTTCGCAATGATCCCGATCGGGTATTGGTAAGGTGTTAATTCAGGAAATTCGCTTTGTATCGCTTGTTTCAACTCTTCAATTTGAGCATGGCTGCAAGTTACCCCGCCTGCATCCAGCTTTGTTACAGCATTTACATAGGCTTCCGAACGTTTTTGCCGTAAACGCTTTTCTAATGCCAAACCTGTTAACTCCACCGTTGTACGGGAAACTTGTGAAGGAGTTACGCTCAAGTTTACCTTTTGATTCACGTTCGTATTAATAATCGGCCGCCGCATTTTTTTCCTCCTCTCATCGCAATTATGGCAATAAAGCATTTAGAGTTTCTTTTGGGCAAACATTTACTTGAAATGTCTACTTCACCTCCCAATAAATTACTATATGGTAATATTTAATCATGTATGGTAGATATGGAAATTTTACTATAATAAGCCAGCGTTTGGAATTAATTTTACAAAAAAATTTACATTTTTCTACAATTAAATAGCTCCTATTATCTTGAAAAATAACATATTGTCGAAAAATTTTTATAGGTATTATAGTCTTATATATGGTAAAATTTTCAGGCGATTATTTTTCACATAAAAAGGGAGGATGATCAAAATGAAGAAAGCAGCTAGATTAATAGCACTCATACTGGCATTGGTAGTTGTATTTGCCCCCATGAATACTACGGTGGATGCTTCAAGTATTGACCGAGTTAAATGGGGAAAGATGTATTTAAAAAAAGGAATGATTGGCAAGCTGATCATTTTACAGGATACAAACATCTATTCTAAAGGGAAAAATGGAAATTTAACCGTTGCAGCAAAAGCAAAAAAAGGCCAGGAAATAGGTGTATATACTTTTAAAAATAATTTATACGGCGTAGGCGGGAACAGATACATAAAGAAATCTTCTGCAGTCAAGTATCAAACTCCATCAAAGCAAATGTTATCAAAACTGAGAGTTGTTACGAAAGGATTAAAGTTAAACCCTAAAAAGACTTATGTGTATTACAATTATGATGACCAAGCTAAAGATACTTGGCGCTATACAGGAACAGATTCTGATAGATGGGACCTTTGGACAGTTTCGAGAGAAAACGGAGAAAAAGATTATGTTGCTTATTATGAAGATAAATCGCGTATGGCTTTTGGAGTTCAGGAATCAGAAATAATATTAGAAATCCCTTTACCTTTAACCCTTAACAAAAAATGGGAATTTTTCGTATACGAAGGTGATCCTGTAGAAAAGTTTACAGTTACATCTTTATCAAAAACTATAAAAACACCTGCAGGAACATTTACAAATGTTATTGAGATTAAAAGTTCTTTTGGTTATGTCTATTATTATGCTGAAGGTATTGGACTTATTCGTGTTATAGATAAAGGGAAAATAATATATGAGTTATACAAATTGTATTAAAAAGTGGTTTTCTGTTGGGATATTAAAATCATTGTTTAATCCATTAGATTGCTAGAATACCAATATGGTGAAATTTTTTTCGTATAAAATTAGGAGGTATTTCAGTGAAAAAATGGATTTTAGGTGCAGCCGTCTGTTTTGCGTTGATGTTCAGCAGTTTCTTTCCTCATGAAACATCCGCAAAAGTAATATGGGACGGCATGGAATTAAAGAAAGGGCAAATCGGCAAAGTAACCATTTTAAAACAAACAGAGCTTTATCAACTGAATGGTACGAAAAAGAAAGTTTTACGAAAATTAAAACCGGGTGAAGTATACCGTATTTATCAATTTCTTCCGGGAAAACTCGGTCTTGGCGGCGGAAAATTTATTGACCGTGACAACCGGATCAAATATCAAACCCCATCAAAAGAAAAAATACAAGCATTGGGGGTAAAAATCACGAAGCATAGATATCAAAATACAATTGATTATCCTCAAGTGTCAGGCTTAATTAGCAAATCTGCTCAAAATAAAATCAATGAAACTATTAAAAAACATGTCCGCGCATCTTACAATGGACTTGTTGAATTAGAAAAGCAGGAGAAAGAACTCCGCGAAGAATATTATGATCCAGAAAACGATTATGAATTTTGGTATAACTTTGAATACAATATGTCATATGAAATCAAATACAATGAAAACAATCTGTTAAGCATTTTAATTTACGATTACATGTATACAGGCGGTGTTCATGGGATGACAGACGTAACATCCTACAACTTTAATGTGTTAACAGGACAGCAATTAAAACTAGGCAACGTCGCAAAATCTCAGACAGCTTTGAATAAGATTAAAAAATACGCGATTACCGATTTAACTAACCGCGCAAACCGCGGGGAAATGGTATTCAAAGAGTTCTTACATGATATGAAGATCAACAACGATCGCCCATTCTATTTCACATCGAATGGTATTGTCATCAAGTTTTTCGAATATGAAGTGGCTCCTTATGCAGCGGGAATGCCTGAAGTCAAAATTCCATATTCTGTATTTAAATAAGCATTAATGAGGGGTCTGGCCCTCACCGCTTTAAAGCGTTAATGTGGTGAGGGCCAGACCCCTTATCACTATTTTAGTTTGTTCAGCAGTTGTTTGGATGGTGTTTCGTATTTTATGTGGGTCGGCATTTTTGTGACGTAGTAGCCTCCACCCAAGCCGTATTGCCCGCCGTAAAGTTTGTCATACGTATAGACGCGGTATTGCTCGCCCGGCTTTAAGATTCTTACAAACTGCAGCTTATTATATCTGTCTCTCTTCCACAAATTAATAGGCTTCTGAACGGTGATTCTTCCGATTTGCCCTCTCTTTAATTCCGAATTTCCCCACATTACAATGATTTTAGGCTTAATTGAAGTTAATTCTATAAAATCAGGATCATGTACCACATTAGGTCGATAAAACTTGATCAAACCGACATTTTTTGCATAGTAACGATACGTACCATCACTATCTTTTACTTCCACGACATTTTTAAATGTCCCTGCTCTTGTTTTTATCGTTTTTGTTACGGAAGTAATTTTGGAAGTAATTTTCTTCCCCTCATAATTCGTATACGACCAAGTTGTTCCTATCTTTACTGGATATACTAGATGCTTGAAAGAGAATTTTTCATAATCAGGGTTTCCGATTATAAGACCTGTTTTATCCTCTTTGTAATACTTTTTGTAATATTGATAATGGTCATACTCGTAGACAACATTCCATATGTGCTTCCCGTCTTTGACATGGCTAAATTCCTGGATACTGGATCCTTCCGAATGAGAATACTGTAATACTTTTGTTGTGTCAGGCATGTAACTGTCATATCCACTCGCAAAAGCTTTCTCTGTGAACGGCATTATTGTGAAAAAACTGACAACGGCTGACAACAAGACGAATTGAAAAAGCTTAGATTTTTTCATCTATCTTCCCTCCTTCATATTTTGATATTCTTGGGATTGGATGATACTCCTGCTTTTCATTTAAAAACAGGAATAAAGGATGGGTCCTTTTGGGAAAGTTATCAGACTTACTTCTCTATTAAAATATGGAGGGAAAGCTTATAAATGGGAGTGAAGGCTTATATATCAGAATGAAGGATCATAAGATGAAGTGGCGGCTCATATATCTAAACGAAGGCTTATATTTTGAAATGAAGGCTCATATATTCAAACGAGGGCTCATTTTTCGAAATGAAGGCTCATTTATTCTAACGACGGCTCATATTTTGAAATGAAAGCTCATTTATTCAAACGAGGGCTCATATATCAAAATAAAGGCTCATTTATTCTAACGACGGCTCATTTTTCGAAATGAAAGCTCATATATTCAAACAAGGGCTCATATAAGAAAAGGAACAAGAGCTGTTTTAACTCTGATTCCTTCCGATTAGATTTAATACTGTCTACTTTTGGGACCTCAATGCACAGACGTACATCCTAATTTTTCTGTTCTATTGCAAATTGTTTTGATAATTTCAAAAAATCATCTGCAACCTTGGTATTCAAGATTGATTATCTCTTTCATAATTTCGGATGGTGATAGGCACGGAATATGAATGTTTACTTCTTTTCATTTGCTCAATTAGTTTTTTTGTTACAAAATCTTGTCTTTTTAACATCCTTTCTGGAGCAACGTACACACCATCTTCTACTGCTTTTTCCAGCTTAACGATTCGTTCTCTACTTAGTTTTTTGATTCTCATGGTTGATCCCTCCTCAATAATAGGTTGAAACCAACTGCTTCGATGCTTCTGTATCCAAAACCATTTGTCGTATTCTTGGGTTCAGGATCTTTGCATTCAATGTTTTTTGGTAATGCTCCACAAGCTTTGACTTTGAGACAAATGTTACGTAGCCATCAAACCCTAGCTCAAAGCTTCTTTTACAAGCGATAGCGAATAGGTGTGGACCTACTCCTAAAAACTCTTTACTTTTTATGTTCCATGGTGCACTTTCAACCAGGTGAATATTTACCCATCCCTGTTTAACCTCGTATGCAATCAATCCTTGTATTCGGTCATCACCTTTAATGGTCAACTTTTTCAGTTCACACGAAGGATGCTTGAGATACATCACCCAATCAAAGTTATTCCAGCCGAATTCCGGACCAATCTGTTTCAAATCTTCTTTTGTTGCTTCATTAACTTCTGTTGGATATATTTCTCCTGATTCACGATGTTCTAAACATGGTGTGATTCTATCAATGATAACATCCATCTCTTTGGTGAGTTGTAGATCGATGCCTTCAGCATGTATTCTATTCTTTATTTCATCAAGTACTATATCCAACTTTTTACTCCTCCGACAAGTCGTGATCTATATTTTAATTATAGCACATTCAAGTCGGCAGATTGATTTTTAATATTATACGCAAACACTTACTTTACGATACATCAAAAAAGAACGAAGCTTTGTGTTTTTCCCCATTTAGTACAAACCTTCGAAAAAAAGAAAGCAGCAGCTCACCTAAGGAGCCGCTTTGCTCTTGCTTCTTTCTTATTATCGCTTATTCGTTTGGATACAATATACTCACTTTATCCATTCAGCTGATCATTTATCGCACTATATCTCAGTTAATATTAAAATATTGCAACTTTATACCTGTCTGTATTTTTTAATCGTTTTTTTCGTATACGCTCCATGTCGGTTTTTTTATTTTTGCAGACAAATCGAGTATTTTCGTTTTCACCCTTTTTGCTTCTCTTCCTGCTAGCGGAGTTGGCTGATAGTTATTTCTTGTTGTGACAGATGAAATGCGGCATGGAATAATATGAATCTCTTTTCGAGGCGTTAGTTGGCCATTTTGAACATAAAAAGTTTGCTGAAAGATGAAAGTATCTTTATCAGCCGGATTTTTATTGCCTCCAAACATAAAATTCCCTAAACTATAGACAATAAATTTGCCTTTATATTCTTCTATCCCTTGGACAACGTGCGGATGGTGTCCAACAACTAAATCCGCTCCGCTATCGATCGCAAAACGCCCTAATGATTTTTGGGTTTTATTAGGAATATAACTTCTTTCATCGCCCCAATGGAAATGAACAAGAACAATTTTTGCTCCTTTTTTCCGCAGTGAGCGAATATCATTGAGAATTTGCTTGCGAACCTGACTATTATCAACCCATCCTTTGTAGCCAACTGCACCGATTTTGACCCCTTTTACTGTTGTCAACAGCTGATGTTTGTCATCAAAATAACCGATGCCTTCCCTTTTTAAGTTTGCAATCGTGTCTTCATATCCTTTTTGCAAATAGTCATACGTATGGTTATTCGCCAAATTGACGGCCTCAATCCCCGACAATGTTAAAATTTTTGCGTACGATGGATGACCGCGAAACCGAAATGTTTTCTCCGCCTTTCGCGTTGAGGTTGTTAAGGTTGTTTCTAAGTTAACAGTCGTAAAATCGTCGTTTTTAAAAATCGGTTCTATATTTTTTGAAAAAAAGCGAATACCGTTTCTTTTTGCTTCATCATCAAAAGAATTTACATATCCGTAATTTTCATCACGTCCAAGCGTTACATCTCCTGCGGCGCTTAATGTAATACTTGTCGTCTGCTGTTCACGCTTTAATTGCTCAATCATCGTTTTGGGAACCGTTTCATATTTGATCGCACTGGATTGCGGCACATAAATCCCGTTGCCTAGGCCGTATAATCTGCCAACCCCTTGCCGGTATCTATCAAAATAGACTCTGAATTCTTGTCCTTTTTTCACTTTACGCACTATGTGTAACTTATTATCTTTAATCTGGTAGAGGTTCGTATCTTGTAAAATAGTAATTTTTCCGATCATTCCTGACTTTAGTTCGATTTTCCCCCAAATTACCTTCGCTTCTGTTTCGTTCACCGCTGAGAATAGGAAAATAAAGCTTAGTGTGAGCGCAATTGTGCAAAGCTTTATCTTACTAAACATCTAATCTCTCCTCTTTAAAAAATTGTATTCTACAAACCATAGATGTGTTGCTTATAAATACTTTCATATCCGCGTGAACTACCACCAGGCCATCTCCCACTTTCACTGGTACTATTCACGTTTAGAAGTGGGAGACTTCTTTCGTAAAAATATTAAAAAATCCTCTTATTACCAACCGACTTATTTCACGTTTAATTGATAACGCGATACATGATTTTGATGAATAATTTTTGTAAGTTCCGCTATTATTTTTTCTTCCTTATTATATGGAATTCCCGTGGTCATGATAGCCAATACGTAAGGTTGAACATCATAAACAATACCGACATCATTGTAAATAAGCTCCATCGGAATATAACCTACTTTATGGGCTACTTCCAATTTAGGGACTCCTGCAGGAATCGTTTTTTGGTAATCCGTATGCTTTAGATAATATACAAGTTCCCTGCCTAACTCAGGAGATTGTTTTTCAAATTGATAAGCAGCTTTTGCATATTTAACTAAATCTTCGGCAGTGGTCATATTTTTCCCATTTGGATATGTCACTTTCCCGCCTAAACCTCTCATATAATGCACGAAATTATTTGC
The window above is part of the Bacillus methanolicus genome. Proteins encoded here:
- a CDS encoding ISL3 family transposase; translation: MFSVSLDLPEFEVVKQVFLEDCNLLHVEKNTMEERCTFCGFFTSNVHDWRTRKVRDLSILGKPLFLFVRVNRYRCHNCNEVFSQTFESISPKKHQTNRYREYLYQMCNGSTIQEVSRKEKVPYTTVERIFYSIAKEKEMEHLEHLDSALENNELVLSLDEVAVRKGHRYETVLMDAQSGSVLGMEHQRSYDSTLTLLSKEILANKCVQTVVMDMWDPFHKAVKSVFPETCIVIDKYHVVQKVTQALDQVRKNIPGLKKERFKLLKGSEKLTANEKQQLDEMLEEHLELSYAYFLKELFREVYQAPDFDTADSLLEEWIQLAWSSPFPSFHQVAKTLENWKAQILQYFLTPFTNGRIEGTNNKIKNIKRRAFGFRNLDRFRLRVFLECTGKTYKNQAA
- a CDS encoding DUF3298 and DUF4163 domain-containing protein, whose translation is MKKWILGAAVCFALMFSSFFPHETSAKVIWDGMELKKGQIGKVTILKQTELYQLNGTKKKVLRKLKPGEVYRIYQFLPGKLGLGGGKFIDRDNRIKYQTPSKEKIQALGVKITKHRYQNTIDYPQVSGLISKSAQNKINETIKKHVRASYNGLVELEKQEKELREEYYDPENDYEFWYNFEYNMSYEIKYNENNLLSILIYDYMYTGGVHGMTDVTSYNFNVLTGQQLKLGNVAKSQTALNKIKKYAITDLTNRANRGEMVFKEFLHDMKINNDRPFYFTSNGIVIKFFEYEVAPYAAGMPEVKIPYSVFK
- a CDS encoding CapA family protein, translating into MIEQLKREQQTTSITLSAAGDVTLGRDENYGYVNSFDDEAKRNGIRFFSKNIEPIFKNDDFTTVNLETTLTTSTRKAEKTFRFRGHPSYAKILTLSGIEAVNLANNHTYDYLQKGYEDTIANLKREGIGYFDDKHQLLTTVKGVKIGAVGYKGWVDNSQVRKQILNDIRSLRKKGAKIVLVHFHWGDERSYIPNKTQKSLGRFAIDSGADLVVGHHPHVVQGIEEYKGKFIVYSLGNFMFGGNKNPADKDTFIFQQTFYVQNGQLTPRKEIHIIPCRISSVTTRNNYQPTPLAGREAKRVKTKILDLSAKIKKPTWSVYEKND